CGCATCAGGGTGGACCGGTCGGCGAAGGTCTCGTCGAGGGTGAAACCGTGACGTGTCCGTGGCATGCGTGGTGTTTCGACTTGCGCAGCGGCATGTTGACCCTTGGAAACTTCGCGCGGCTGCGGCGTTTCGACGTGCACGTCGACGGCGACACGGTGTTCGTCGCGCGCGAACCCGAAGAAGACGCGGCCTAACGATGAACGACCAAACACCGGCCTGGGATGGAACCGGCGGCACCGCGGGAGGAAGCGCCTTCGGCGCGTCGCTTTCGGCGTTGATCGGAGAGCGTGAGACGACGCGCGAAGCAATGGCGGCCGCTGCGGGTCTGAGCGACGAGGCGTTCGCGCGCATCTTGGCCGGCGACGAGCGGGTCGGTCTGAGC
The sequence above is drawn from the Candidatus Baltobacteraceae bacterium genome and encodes:
- a CDS encoding Rieske 2Fe-2S domain-containing protein; translation: MKEVFHGREFVRAARRHEVAPGRGTIVRVGRYDVALFDLGDGIVAYENACPHQGGPVGEGLVEGETVTCPWHAWCFDLRSGMLTLGNFARLRRFDVHVDGDTVFVAREPEEDAA